A genomic segment from Lutibacter sp. A80 encodes:
- a CDS encoding COX15/CtaA family protein, translated as MEINKKYKYTKTIRNWLLLGLIMLVGQVIIGGITRLTGSGLSITRWDIITGVIPPLNAEDWLHEFNLYKETPQFHKINSTFTIQDFKFIYFWEYFHRLWVRALGFIFLIPFIIFVIRKKINGYLIKRLALVVLLTILTASAGWIMVKSGLVNRPWVNAYKLTIHFVLALLVITAMVKTIADVYNYGTSKVLNSKKIVSLVIGITFIQMIFAGLMSGMKAGLYYPSWPDMNGEFLPAVLSDSDNWIWHNMINYDSYLFAPALIQFTHRMLAYLLLTVTIYMFFKLKNNVTAFSKKWLNTTLFLVLLQVVLGILTVLNVAGKIPLFLGTSHQLVGVLFLISLLFFNYSIRKQKP; from the coding sequence ATGGAAATAAACAAAAAATACAAGTATACTAAAACCATAAGAAATTGGCTTTTATTAGGTTTAATAATGTTAGTTGGACAAGTAATAATTGGTGGTATTACAAGGCTAACAGGTTCAGGACTTTCAATAACACGTTGGGATATTATTACAGGCGTAATTCCTCCTTTAAATGCCGAAGATTGGTTACACGAGTTTAATCTATATAAAGAAACTCCCCAATTTCATAAAATAAATTCCACATTTACAATACAAGATTTTAAGTTCATATATTTCTGGGAATATTTTCACAGACTTTGGGTACGTGCTTTAGGGTTTATATTTTTAATTCCATTTATAATTTTTGTTATTAGAAAAAAAATTAATGGCTATTTAATAAAACGTTTAGCGCTTGTAGTTTTGTTAACAATTTTAACTGCTTCAGCTGGCTGGATAATGGTAAAAAGCGGTTTGGTTAATAGACCTTGGGTAAATGCATACAAACTTACAATACATTTTGTTTTAGCCTTATTAGTAATAACAGCTATGGTTAAAACTATTGCTGATGTTTACAATTATGGAACTAGCAAAGTATTAAATTCTAAAAAAATTGTCTCACTAGTTATTGGTATAACTTTTATTCAAATGATATTTGCAGGTTTAATGTCTGGTATGAAAGCTGGTTTATACTATCCAAGTTGGCCAGATATGAATGGTGAATTTTTACCTGCAGTTTTATCAGACTCAGATAATTGGATTTGGCATAATATGATTAATTATGATAGTTATCTGTTTGCCCCAGCATTAATACAATTTACACATAGAATGTTGGCTTATTTATTACTTACAGTTACTATTTACATGTTTTTTAAACTAAAAAATAACGTAACTGCATTTAGTAAAAAATGGTTAAACACAACCTTATTTTTAGTATTGCTACAAGTTGTTTTAGGAATATTAACCGTATTAAATGTGGCTGGTAAAATACCGCTGTTTTTAGGCACAAGCCACCAATTAGTAGGTGTTTTATTTTTAATTAGCCTGCTATTTTTTAATTATTCAATTAGAAAACAGAAACCATAA
- the gldD gene encoding gliding motility lipoprotein GldD encodes MKNFILMLAVVLIGVSCTNNTLPKPKPYLKLQYPETSYSTFNATKCPYNFEYSKNAIISIKENCWATIKYPKLKATIHITYRQINNNLNEILREVEKLTYEHTIKADAIPNALPYEDFNKNVYAKLYNVEGNVASNVQFMATDSVKNVLAGSLYFYTKPNYDSILPAIKYIEKDIIHLVETLEWK; translated from the coding sequence ATGAAAAATTTTATTTTAATGTTAGCTGTGGTTTTAATTGGAGTTTCTTGTACAAATAACACCTTACCTAAACCAAAACCTTATTTAAAATTACAGTACCCTGAAACCTCCTACTCAACATTTAACGCCACTAAATGTCCTTATAATTTTGAATATTCTAAAAATGCCATTATCTCAATAAAAGAAAACTGTTGGGCTACTATAAAATATCCAAAATTAAAAGCAACAATACATATTACATACCGACAAATTAATAATAATTTAAATGAAATTTTAAGAGAAGTAGAAAAGTTAACCTACGAACATACTATAAAAGCTGACGCCATTCCAAATGCTTTACCTTATGAAGATTTCAACAAAAATGTATACGCTAAATTATATAATGTTGAAGGAAATGTAGCTTCTAACGTTCAATTTATGGCAACAGATAGTGTAAAAAACGTACTTGCAGGTTCTCTATACTTTTACACTAAACCAAATTACGATTCAATTTTACCTGCAATAAAATATATAGAAAAAGATATTATTCATTTAGTTGAAACTTTAGAATGGAAATAA
- a CDS encoding GLPGLI family protein has protein sequence MKKISLLTFLILLYNISFSQGIKGKAIYSLSFSESYMQNMKESKSNYVKNLAKQMAQNIAKIEVELKFLNEESIFKGIENIDISDIEYESIMGMIFSNGVKYTNLETKETLWQKEAYGQKVLLKSSLDSLKWVLVNETKQIGEFFCHKATTTRTVINSKGTFHHLIVAWYCPELPIRFGPAGYGNLPGLIIKLTEQTAIFNLRELVLNSKEKIVIKKPSKGELMTEKELLNIGFDRTNKFKKSLRN, from the coding sequence ATGAAAAAAATATCACTTCTTACGTTTTTAATATTATTGTATAATATTTCTTTTTCTCAAGGTATTAAAGGAAAGGCTATTTATAGCCTTTCCTTTAGTGAATCTTATATGCAAAATATGAAAGAATCAAAAAGCAACTATGTAAAAAACCTTGCTAAGCAAATGGCACAAAACATTGCTAAAATTGAAGTTGAATTAAAGTTTTTAAATGAAGAATCTATTTTTAAGGGTATTGAAAATATAGATATATCTGATATTGAATATGAATCAATTATGGGAATGATTTTTTCAAATGGGGTTAAGTATACAAATTTAGAAACTAAAGAAACTTTATGGCAAAAAGAGGCATATGGTCAAAAGGTATTGCTAAAAAGTAGCTTGGATTCTCTAAAATGGGTGCTTGTGAATGAAACAAAACAAATAGGTGAATTCTTTTGCCATAAAGCAACCACTACTAGAACGGTTATTAACTCTAAAGGAACTTTTCATCATCTTATTGTAGCTTGGTATTGCCCTGAATTACCTATTAGATTTGGACCAGCTGGATATGGAAATTTACCAGGATTAATTATTAAGCTAACTGAACAAACTGCTATATTTAATTTAAGAGAATTAGTTTTAAATTCAAAAGAAAAAATTGTAATTAAAAAACCAAGCAAGGGAGAGTTAATGACAGAGAAAGAGCTATTAAATATAGGTTTTGACAGAACAAATAAGTTTAAAAAGTCTTTAAGAAACTAA
- the rpmA gene encoding 50S ribosomal protein L27, translating to MAHKKGVGSSKNGRESESKRLGVKIFGGQAAIAGNIIIRQRGTQHHPGDNVYMGKDHTLHAKVDGLVKFQKKRNNRSYVSIEPFEA from the coding sequence ATGGCACATAAAAAAGGAGTAGGTAGTTCGAAGAATGGTAGAGAATCAGAATCGAAACGACTAGGAGTAAAAATATTTGGTGGACAAGCTGCTATTGCAGGTAACATTATTATCCGTCAAAGAGGAACTCAACACCACCCTGGTGATAACGTATATATGGGAAAAGACCATACTTTACACGCAAAAGTGGACGGTTTGGTAAAATTCCAAAAGAAAAGAAACAACAGATCGTATGTTTCTATTGAGCCTTTTGAAGCTTAA
- a CDS encoding heavy-metal-associated domain-containing protein produces the protein MRTITSLLLIVLTAITFSCNQSKSKDAAKENETTQEVAANYKSIEVDIEGMTCEIGCARLIQSKMSKVDGVAYTKVSFESKKGLFTYDSNKLSAEDISEKIRGIAGGDLYSVSKTTAIDLIEDDSIENNEAK, from the coding sequence ATGAGAACCATTACAAGCCTTTTACTTATTGTTTTAACTGCAATTACTTTTTCATGCAATCAGTCTAAAAGTAAAGATGCAGCTAAAGAAAATGAAACTACTCAAGAAGTAGCCGCAAACTACAAAAGTATTGAAGTAGATATTGAAGGTATGACCTGTGAAATTGGATGTGCTAGATTAATACAATCTAAAATGTCTAAAGTAGATGGTGTAGCTTATACAAAAGTGAGTTTCGAATCAAAAAAAGGTCTTTTTACTTATGATAGCAATAAATTAAGTGCAGAAGATATATCTGAGAAAATAAGAGGAATTGCAGGAGGCGATTTATACTCAGTTTCTAAAACTACAGCTATAGATTTAATTGAAGATGATTCTATAGAAAATAACGAAGCAAAATAA
- the rplU gene encoding 50S ribosomal protein L21: MYAIVEIAGQQFKVAKDQKVYVHRLQEEEGNKVSFDKVLLLDNDGAVTVGAPAIQGAEVTAKILSHLQGDKVIVFKKKRRKGFRKKNGHRQALTEIQIESIAASGAKKAAPKAEKAKAPAKKASTKKGDDLKKIEGIGPKIADTLAAAGITTFAELAKSEPAKIAEIIADVRGNHVTDTWPTQAQLATDGKWDELKELQDRLDGGVEK, from the coding sequence ATGTATGCAATTGTAGAAATAGCAGGGCAGCAGTTTAAAGTTGCGAAAGACCAAAAGGTTTACGTACATCGTTTACAAGAAGAAGAAGGAAACAAAGTTTCTTTTGATAAAGTTCTTCTTTTAGACAACGATGGTGCAGTAACAGTTGGCGCCCCAGCTATCCAAGGAGCCGAAGTAACGGCCAAAATTTTAAGTCACTTACAAGGTGATAAAGTAATCGTTTTCAAAAAGAAACGTAGAAAAGGTTTTAGAAAAAAGAATGGTCACCGCCAAGCTTTAACTGAAATTCAAATTGAAAGTATTGCTGCAAGCGGTGCTAAAAAAGCAGCTCCAAAAGCTGAAAAAGCAAAAGCTCCAGCAAAAAAAGCATCAACTAAAAAAGGTGATGATTTAAAGAAAATTGAAGGTATTGGACCTAAAATTGCTGACACTTTAGCAGCAGCAGGTATTACTACTTTTGCTGAATTAGCTAAATCTGAACCAGCAAAAATTGCTGAAATTATTGCTGATGTACGTGGTAACCACGTAACAGATACTTGGCCAACTCAAGCTCAATTAGCTACTGATGGTAAGTGGGATGAATTGAAAGAATTACAAGATAGATTAGACGGAGGCGTTGAAAAATAA
- a CDS encoding pitrilysin family protein — protein MRKFYYLSFFAFFLSFTTFAQEVNLEAPLPVNKKIKKGVLENGMTYYIYSTDVTKNVASYYIIQNVGSVLENDHQQGLAHFLEHMAFNGTKNFEGKGILNTLQKHGAVFGKDINAYTSFDETVYNLDNIPTKDGLVDTALLILNDWSNYLLLTEEEIDAERGVIKEEWRTRQNGQMRVLQQTLPVMFGNSKYSNRLPIGLMDIVENFEYKALRDFYHDWYRTDLQAIAVVGDIDVDEIEQKIIKQFSSIPAVENPKERFLVQIPDHKEMLYTMAMDDEVTTSNIAFSINHPRSLADQTVKDLKESLINSLMVSMLSARISEKTQNPDASFMAARFNFGNFVRSKKQLSLTVYPKPNQQQDAFKEALTELNRAVKFGFTEAEMSRKIAEIKNSYETQIAKINDFSHKRIIRTIQQNYLENETMTDIVEEYEIAKNIFDQLNIEEVNNTLKKLYTKENRAIIVTGVKGNNNLTEEQAVAIINEVENDNSITAYEDSFSGKTLISDVTIKEGTIVSEDYNKEIEATTFTLSNGIKVHYKFADKNENDVRLNATSYGGMSLLEDAELASASLTTGVAQFSGLGDFSRTDLPKVLAGKTASTSVSINSLSESVSGSSSTKDVETMLQMVYLRFEKPRFDEDAYTVLMENVKNYLIRKSENITEKMNDSLITTLYGKNHPTQRIFNQELVDEMSFEKAKAIYLERFNNAADFEFFIVGDVEKENLEPLLEKYIASIETTKEMEMWKDNSTNWVSDTIDKDILLKMEDPKSSVRISYKNDMKYTLKNNMIAKALGDILQLRYTETLREEEGGTYGASARSSLSKRPVNQATLSVNFDCNPDKVDKLVDIVHNEIEKIANGEIQQLDLDKTLTNYKKEREEQKDYNNYDMSLLINFYRENYNIDAPENFDEIVNDITVKDIQNYTKKLLKNAKTYEVVFRPTEESILKAAAASKAASEKSASIADGVSKKSVIEAYFNAIGGVDKIKAIESTLVTYEAEAMGNVISSTEKRTATKYANETSMGGNVMQKIVMSKDGVTMNKQPLPENMASEMTNVLGTFLEMGLLNNESSKLAGIESLDGKDAYVISTKGEIVSTDIYFDVETGLKVKEVQTVSMGGQTQKSEATYSDYKEFNGVKFAGTKIGSLGPQKVEFKLTDAKVNEGVSEEDF, from the coding sequence ATGAGAAAATTTTATTATTTAAGCTTTTTCGCATTTTTTTTAAGTTTTACCACTTTTGCGCAAGAAGTTAATTTAGAAGCTCCATTGCCTGTAAACAAAAAAATTAAAAAAGGTGTACTGGAAAATGGAATGACCTATTACATATATAGTACAGATGTAACAAAAAATGTTGCTAGTTATTATATAATTCAAAATGTTGGTTCTGTTTTAGAAAATGATCACCAACAAGGTTTGGCTCACTTTTTAGAGCATATGGCATTTAATGGTACCAAAAACTTTGAAGGAAAAGGTATTTTAAATACGTTGCAAAAACACGGAGCTGTATTTGGAAAAGATATTAATGCATATACATCTTTTGATGAAACTGTTTATAATTTAGATAACATACCTACTAAAGATGGTTTAGTAGATACAGCATTGTTAATTTTAAACGATTGGTCTAACTATTTACTATTAACTGAGGAAGAAATTGATGCGGAAAGAGGTGTTATTAAAGAAGAGTGGAGAACTAGACAGAACGGACAAATGAGAGTGTTGCAACAAACGCTTCCAGTTATGTTTGGTAATTCTAAATACTCTAATCGTTTGCCAATTGGTTTAATGGATATAGTAGAAAATTTTGAATACAAAGCATTAAGAGATTTTTATCACGATTGGTATAGAACAGATTTACAAGCTATTGCTGTAGTTGGAGATATTGATGTTGATGAGATTGAGCAAAAAATAATAAAACAATTTTCAAGTATTCCTGCTGTAGAAAATCCAAAAGAACGTTTCCTAGTTCAAATACCTGACCACAAAGAAATGTTATATACAATGGCTATGGATGATGAGGTAACTACTTCAAATATAGCATTCAGTATTAATCACCCAAGATCATTAGCAGATCAAACGGTTAAAGATTTAAAAGAGTCTTTAATCAACAGTTTAATGGTTTCTATGCTTTCAGCTAGAATTAGCGAAAAAACCCAAAATCCAGATGCTTCTTTTATGGCTGCACGTTTTAATTTTGGAAACTTTGTAAGAAGTAAAAAACAATTAAGTCTTACAGTTTATCCTAAGCCAAACCAACAACAAGATGCTTTTAAAGAAGCTTTAACAGAGTTAAATAGAGCAGTTAAATTTGGTTTTACTGAAGCTGAAATGAGTAGAAAAATTGCTGAAATTAAAAATAGCTACGAAACTCAAATTGCTAAAATAAACGATTTTTCTCATAAAAGAATTATTAGAACAATTCAACAAAACTATCTTGAAAATGAAACAATGACAGATATTGTTGAAGAATATGAAATTGCCAAAAATATTTTTGATCAGCTTAATATTGAAGAAGTAAACAATACATTAAAAAAATTATATACTAAAGAAAATAGAGCTATTATTGTTACAGGTGTAAAAGGAAATAATAATTTAACAGAAGAACAAGCTGTTGCAATTATTAATGAAGTAGAAAACGACAATTCAATAACTGCTTATGAAGATTCTTTTAGCGGAAAAACATTAATTTCTGACGTAACTATAAAAGAAGGTACTATTGTTTCAGAAGATTATAATAAAGAAATTGAAGCAACAACTTTTACATTAAGTAATGGTATTAAAGTACACTATAAATTTGCTGATAAAAATGAAAACGACGTAAGATTAAATGCTACAAGTTATGGAGGTATGTCTTTATTAGAAGATGCTGAATTAGCTTCTGCATCACTTACAACTGGAGTAGCACAATTTTCTGGTTTAGGAGATTTTTCTAGAACAGATCTACCAAAAGTATTAGCAGGTAAAACAGCAAGTACATCCGTTAGTATAAATTCTTTATCTGAAAGTGTTTCTGGATCATCTTCAACAAAAGATGTTGAAACGATGCTTCAAATGGTATATTTAAGATTTGAAAAACCTCGTTTTGACGAAGATGCTTATACAGTTTTAATGGAAAACGTTAAAAACTACTTAATTAGAAAAAGTGAAAATATTACTGAAAAGATGAACGATAGTTTAATTACTACGCTTTATGGTAAAAATCATCCAACACAACGTATTTTCAATCAAGAATTAGTAGATGAAATGTCTTTTGAAAAAGCAAAAGCTATTTATTTAGAAAGATTTAATAACGCTGCAGATTTTGAATTTTTTATTGTTGGAGATGTTGAAAAAGAAAATTTAGAACCTTTATTAGAAAAATACATTGCAAGTATTGAAACAACTAAGGAGATGGAAATGTGGAAAGACAATTCTACAAATTGGGTTTCAGATACTATAGATAAAGACATTCTTCTTAAAATGGAAGATCCTAAAAGTTCTGTAAGAATTTCATATAAAAACGATATGAAATACACGTTAAAAAACAACATGATAGCAAAAGCTTTAGGAGATATTTTACAATTAAGATATACAGAAACACTTAGAGAAGAAGAAGGTGGAACTTACGGAGCTTCTGCAAGAAGTAGCTTATCTAAAAGACCTGTAAATCAAGCTACATTATCAGTTAATTTCGATTGTAATCCAGATAAAGTTGATAAATTAGTTGATATTGTGCATAATGAAATTGAAAAAATTGCCAATGGAGAAATTCAACAATTAGATCTTGATAAAACATTAACTAATTACAAAAAAGAAAGAGAAGAGCAAAAAGATTATAATAATTATGACATGAGTTTGTTAATCAACTTTTACCGTGAAAATTATAATATAGATGCTCCAGAAAATTTTGATGAAATTGTAAATGATATTACAGTTAAAGACATTCAAAATTACACTAAAAAATTGTTGAAAAATGCTAAAACTTATGAAGTAGTATTTAGACCAACTGAAGAGTCTATTTTAAAAGCAGCAGCAGCCTCTAAAGCAGCTTCAGAAAAATCGGCTTCAATAGCTGATGGGGTTTCTAAGAAATCTGTAATTGAAGCATATTTTAATGCTATTGGTGGTGTAGATAAAATTAAAGCTATTGAAAGTACACTTGTAACTTATGAAGCTGAAGCAATGGGTAACGTTATTTCAAGTACAGAGAAAAGAACGGCTACTAAATATGCAAATGAAACAAGTATGGGTGGTAATGTAATGCAAAAAATAGTAATGAGTAAAGATGGAGTTACTATGAACAAACAACCATTACCAGAAAATATGGCTTCTGAAATGACAAATGTTTTAGGTACTTTCTTAGAAATGGGATTATTAAATAACGAAAGTTCTAAATTAGCAGGTATCGAATCTTTAGATGGAAAAGATGCTTATGTAATTTCTACAAAAGGAGAAATTGTTTCTACAGATATTTATTTTGATGTTGAAACTGGTTTAAAAGTAAAAGAAGTACAAACAGTTAGTATGGGTGGACAAACTCAAAAATCTGAAGCTACTTACAGCGATTATAAAGAGTTTAACGGTGTTAAATTTGCTGGAACTAAAATAGGAAGTTTAGGACCACAAAAAGTTGAATTTAAATTAACAGATGCTAAAGTAAACGAAGGAGTTTCTGAAGAGGACTTTTAA
- a CDS encoding carboxypeptidase-like regulatory domain-containing protein — MKKVLLFLLFTQFVTAQEIIIKGVVTDSIAPLAYASIIAKPLINSINMSFAISDEKGKFKLTLIKNIDYVITASYLGYKSQSIELNSNDTKVLSFILSETEQKLNEIVIVQEVPIEVKEDTITYNVKKFITGKERKLKNILKKLPGIEIDKNGGVIVNGKKVSKVLVENKKFFGGSSTKLAIENIPANVINKIEIIDNYNDIAFLKGVVESNELAMNVKLKEDKKKFVFGDVDAGKGSENHYLTHAGLFYYSPKTNINFIGDINNIGKKFFSFRDYLSFENASSKVLRDESSIYNTSSSNFSTFLNNQKAFKNDNKFSAFNFVKSISKKIDFLGYAIFSNSKIQDKIDNFNKYFYDKNVFNESIIKNKHLNNSLGILKFSVDYRVNNLEQIYINSQYKYSKNKSDAILLSIVNSKTQNVETKIREDINSMNHDIEWHKKINKNNTFSFGFNYDYNKSTPKTQWITNKSIFQQLIPLFEADIYNIFQDKISVNNKYTSVIKHYLLLSKRSQLTTTFGNKYISEKFKADEYQEIDGIINSFNLAGFGNVIFFSLNDFYTGLQFKYKKGGILAKLEVYSHFYDLRLNQEIKQKDNNVVLSSNLLLKYSFNKSEHLNLKYQKHNIFLNSTKYANNFSLLSYNTVFKGNPDLLDNSIYHTARIWYTKFSLYNNIIMNGSISYNKKVNNIKNEIQSSGIESYLMPIVINTPEESWNTSIDIYKIIKKIKIRSKGYINVSNYQQKINDALVKNENISKRLDISVSTIFDNYPNIEIGIKKSINNFSINKEKNSFHTNNLYFDFDYNFLKGFVFKTDYSKNIYKSKNKEFENTSEEANISLFYNKEDSPLGFEIKISNLFNAKYQSNTFFSDFLISESRAYLLPKIYMFTLSYKI, encoded by the coding sequence ATGAAAAAAGTTTTGCTTTTTCTACTATTTACTCAATTTGTTACAGCACAAGAAATTATAATTAAAGGAGTAGTAACAGATTCAATTGCACCATTAGCTTATGCTAGCATAATAGCAAAACCACTTATAAATAGTATTAATATGTCTTTTGCAATAAGCGACGAAAAGGGCAAATTTAAGTTAACTTTAATTAAAAATATAGATTATGTTATTACAGCTAGTTACTTAGGTTATAAATCTCAAAGTATAGAATTAAATTCAAATGACACTAAGGTTTTAAGTTTTATTTTAAGTGAAACTGAACAAAAACTAAATGAAATTGTAATTGTACAAGAAGTACCAATTGAAGTAAAAGAAGACACAATAACTTACAATGTAAAAAAATTTATAACAGGTAAAGAACGAAAGTTAAAAAATATTTTAAAAAAACTTCCAGGAATTGAAATTGACAAAAACGGAGGTGTTATTGTGAACGGAAAAAAAGTTAGTAAAGTACTTGTAGAGAATAAGAAGTTTTTTGGAGGAAGTAGTACAAAGTTAGCAATAGAAAATATACCAGCAAATGTAATAAATAAAATTGAAATTATTGATAATTATAATGATATTGCATTTTTAAAAGGAGTTGTTGAAAGTAATGAATTAGCAATGAATGTAAAATTAAAAGAAGACAAAAAAAAGTTTGTATTTGGTGATGTAGATGCTGGAAAAGGAAGTGAAAACCACTATTTAACTCATGCTGGTTTGTTTTATTACAGTCCAAAAACCAATATAAACTTTATAGGGGACATTAATAATATTGGAAAAAAGTTTTTTAGTTTTAGAGATTATTTAAGTTTTGAGAATGCTTCATCAAAAGTATTAAGAGATGAAAGTTCCATATATAATACATCAAGCAGTAATTTTTCAACATTTTTAAATAATCAAAAGGCATTTAAAAATGATAACAAGTTTTCAGCATTTAATTTTGTAAAGAGTATTTCAAAAAAAATTGATTTTTTAGGTTATGCTATTTTTTCAAATTCAAAAATACAAGACAAAATTGATAATTTTAATAAATACTTTTATGATAAAAATGTATTTAATGAATCTATAATAAAAAATAAACATCTAAATAATAGTCTAGGAATATTAAAATTTTCAGTTGATTATAGAGTAAATAATTTAGAACAAATTTATATTAATTCACAGTATAAATATTCCAAAAATAAAAGTGATGCTATACTATTATCTATTGTTAATTCCAAAACTCAAAATGTAGAAACCAAAATTAGGGAAGATATTAACTCTATGAATCATGATATTGAATGGCATAAAAAGATAAATAAAAATAATACTTTTTCTTTTGGTTTTAATTATGATTATAATAAAAGTACACCAAAAACTCAATGGATTACTAATAAATCAATTTTTCAACAATTGATTCCGTTATTTGAAGCTGATATTTATAATATTTTTCAAGATAAAATATCTGTTAACAATAAATATACATCTGTTATAAAGCACTATTTATTACTGTCTAAAAGAAGTCAATTAACAACAACTTTTGGAAATAAATATATAAGTGAAAAATTTAAAGCTGATGAATATCAGGAAATAGATGGTATTATTAACAGTTTTAATTTAGCAGGATTTGGTAATGTTATTTTTTTTAGTTTAAATGATTTTTACACAGGTTTACAATTCAAGTATAAAAAAGGAGGTATTCTAGCAAAACTTGAGGTTTATTCACATTTTTATGATTTAAGACTTAACCAAGAGATAAAACAAAAAGACAATAATGTAGTACTTTCTTCAAACTTATTGTTGAAATATTCTTTTAACAAATCAGAACATTTAAATTTAAAATATCAAAAACATAACATATTCTTAAATTCAACAAAATATGCTAATAATTTTAGCTTATTAAGCTATAATACTGTTTTTAAAGGCAATCCAGATTTGTTAGATAATTCTATTTATCATACTGCTCGTATATGGTATACAAAATTTAGTTTATATAACAATATTATAATGAATGGAAGTATTAGTTATAATAAGAAAGTAAATAATATAAAAAATGAAATTCAGTCTTCTGGTATTGAAAGTTATTTAATGCCTATAGTGATAAACACTCCGGAAGAAAGCTGGAATACTTCAATTGATATATACAAAATTATTAAAAAGATAAAAATTAGATCAAAAGGTTATATCAATGTTTCAAATTATCAACAAAAAATTAATGATGCTCTTGTGAAAAATGAGAATATTTCAAAACGATTAGATATTAGTGTTAGTACAATTTTTGATAATTATCCTAATATAGAAATTGGAATAAAAAAATCTATAAATAACTTTAGCATAAATAAAGAAAAAAACTCTTTCCACACTAATAATCTTTATTTTGACTTTGATTATAATTTTTTGAAAGGGTTTGTTTTTAAAACTGATTATTCAAAAAATATTTATAAAAGTAAAAATAAGGAATTTGAAAACACTAGTGAAGAAGCTAATATTTCATTATTTTATAATAAAGAAGATAGCCCGTTAGGTTTTGAAATTAAAATTTCAAATTTATTTAATGCAAAATATCAATCTAATACTTTCTTTTCTGATTTTTTAATATCTGAGTCTAGAGCATATCTATTACCTAAGATTTATATGTTTACGCTTTCTTATAAAATTTAA
- a CDS encoding DMT family transporter: protein METKNLRWIYLGVLSLIWGSSFILMKKALIGLSPMHVGALRTLFTAIFLILIGGKKIIKIKKKQWYYLTLNGLAGTFFPAFLFAYAVDKIDSSIASILNSLTPLNTLIVGAVIFGIGFRKKQLIGVLIGLVGTLMLILKGAELNPNQNYFYASFILIASIGYALNVNILKKYLSDLDALSITVANFVLLIIPTLIVLWFTGFFETFELNATTKTSLFYLAILAIICTGIAKIIFNRLIQISSPIFSSSVTYLIPIVAITWGILDGEKITLYQVLSGFIILFGVYLVNKSK, encoded by the coding sequence ATGGAAACTAAAAACTTACGCTGGATTTACTTAGGAGTTCTTTCTTTAATTTGGGGAAGCTCCTTTATTTTAATGAAGAAAGCATTAATTGGGTTATCGCCAATGCATGTTGGAGCTCTAAGAACCTTATTTACAGCTATATTTTTAATATTAATTGGTGGTAAAAAAATAATTAAAATTAAAAAGAAACAATGGTATTACTTAACTTTAAACGGATTAGCTGGCACTTTTTTTCCGGCCTTTTTATTTGCATATGCTGTTGACAAAATTGATAGTTCTATCGCTTCAATTTTAAACTCTTTAACACCTTTAAACACCTTAATTGTAGGTGCTGTAATTTTTGGTATTGGTTTTAGAAAAAAACAATTAATAGGTGTTTTAATTGGTTTAGTTGGTACTTTAATGCTTATTTTAAAAGGTGCTGAACTAAATCCTAATCAAAATTATTTTTATGCGAGCTTTATTTTAATAGCTTCTATAGGGTATGCTTTAAATGTTAATATTTTAAAGAAGTACTTATCTGATTTAGATGCATTAAGTATTACTGTAGCTAATTTTGTATTGCTTATAATTCCAACTTTAATAGTGCTTTGGTTTACCGGTTTTTTTGAAACTTTTGAATTGAATGCAACTACTAAAACAAGCTTGTTTTATTTAGCAATTTTAGCTATCATTTGCACTGGAATTGCTAAAATTATATTTAATAGATTAATTCAAATATCTTCACCCATATTTTCATCTTCTGTAACCTATTTAATTCCAATTGTTGCAATTACTTGGGGTATTTTAGATGGAGAAAAAATAACATTGTATCAAGTGCTATCTGGATTTATAATATTATTTGGTGTATATTTAGTTAACAAATCGAAATAA